A single window of Cydia fagiglandana chromosome 25, ilCydFagi1.1, whole genome shotgun sequence DNA harbors:
- the LOC134676836 gene encoding GILT-like protein 2, which produces MLSESGAKDSGTEVRFSFQIKKGDKADVKLFYESLCPYCVDFHKRLDAVLKEIGSYINLKLYPYGNADRKDENGKTVIICQHGEKECYGNKLHACAIDQLKDIQKAAYYITCMMNGTWGGAGSTDKDATKCGEQMKIDSKPIKECAKGKKGEELLEYYGKETDKAGIDGTPYVLINEEEFDLNDDLKKDICKVLKNPPPQCKTKELLDTLYSILSNIL; this is translated from the exons atgctTTCAGAAAGTGGAGCAAAGGATTCTGGTACGGAG GTACGTTTTTCTTTTCAGATAAAGAAAGGAGATAAAGCGGAtgtaaaattgttttatgaAAGTCTATGCCCTTACTGTGTGGACTTCCATAAACGTTTGGACGCCGTATTAAAGGAAATCGGATCGTACATCAATCTTAAACTGTATCCTTATGGAAATGCTGAT agGAAGGACGAGAACGGTAAGACCGTAATTATCTGTCAGCACGGCGAAAAAGAGTGTTACGGGAACAAACTTCACGCCTGCGCTATTGATCAACTGAAGGATATTCAAAAGGCGGCATATTACATCACCTGTATGATGAACGGGACCTGGGGAGGCGCCGGATCCACTGATAAAGACGCCACTAAG TGCGGAGAGCAAATGAAAATAGACTCAAAGCCTATCAAGGAATGCGCTAAAGGTAAAAAAGGGGAAGAACTACTAGAATACTACGGCAAAGAAACCGATAAGGCCGGGATAGATGGTACGCCTTATGTATTAATAAATGAAGAGGAGTTTGACCTGAACGACGACTTGAAGAAGGACATATGCAAAGTTTTGAAAAATCCGCCACCTCAATGTAAAACTAAAGAGTTATTGGACACTTTGTATTCAATTTTGTCTAACATACTCTGA